A stretch of DNA from Verrucomicrobiia bacterium:
CCTATTCGGGCGATTTGCGCAAATATTTCCGGCTGGGGCGGGCTTCCGCCCTCGCCGTGCGGCTGGCTGGATTTTCCTCCTCCGGTGAAGAGCCCCTGCGCATCTATCTGGGCGGGAGCTGGTCTTTGCGCGGCTATTCCCGCCGGGCGTTTTACGGGCGGCATATGGTTCTCGTGTCCAACGAGCTGCGCTTTCCCTTAATCAACCGGCTGGTGGTTGGATTTCCCTTTGGCAACATCGGAATGGAGGGGATTCGCGGGGCTTTGTTCTTTGACGCCGGGAACGCCTGGAACGAGGAGTTCGGCCGGATGAAGGGGGCCTTGGGCGTCGGGGCGCGGGTGAACTTTGGCTATCTCACCGTTCTGCGCTTCGACTGGGCCCGCCGCACCGATTTCCGCTCCCTCGAATCGAAAACCCGCTTCGATTTCTTCTTTGGGTGGAATTTTTGAACAAGGGTTGACCCTGCCTGCATAATCCCTTTTAAGTCGTTATATTCGCTCTCCGAGATGAAAGGAGAGCGGCAATGCCATCAAAATGTTGTTCCAAAATTTTGGCGCTTTGCATTATGAGTCTTGCTTTGAACGAAACGGTGAACGCCGAAACGATTAGACCGCCGATGGCGAAGATCATCCCGAAAACGGACACGGTGAACGGCTACGTCCGGACGGATAACTACTTCTGGCTGCGGAACCGGGAAAACCCGGAGGTTATTTCTTATCTGGAAGCCGAGAACAAATACACGGAAACGGTGATGAAGCATACCGAACCGTTTCAGGAAAAGCTGTACAAGGAGATGCTTGGCCGCATCAAGGAGACCGATTTGTCCGTGCCGGAAAAAATCGACGACTACTACTATTACAGCCGGACGGAGGAGGGGAAGCAGTACCCGATTTACTGCCGAAAGAAGGGGAGCTTGGAGGCCGCTGAAGAGGTGATTCTGGACGTCAACGAGCTGGCGGCCGGTTTTTCCTACATGAAAATCGGTGCCCATGTTGAAAGCCCCAACCACCGCTATCTCGCCTTTTCCACCGACACGGCGGGTTCGGAGAAGTTCACCCTGCAGGTCAAGGATTTAACCACCGGCCAGCTACTGCCGGACCAGATTTCGGAAATCTATTATTCGGTGGAATGGGGGAACGACAACAAGACGCTTTTCTACACCACCTTGGACGCGGCGATGCGCCCCTACAAACTTTTCCGGCATATTTTGGGGGATGATCCGAAAAATGACGTTCTGGTTTACCACGAAAAGGATGACGCCTTTTTCCTCGAACTGGAAAAGACCCGAAGCCGAAAGTTTGTAATAATGAACCTGTCAAGCAACACCACCTCCGAGGTTTGGTATCTGGATGCCGACAGTCCAGCCGGGGAGTTCAAGGTCATCCACCCCCGCCAGCACGAAATGGAGTATATGGTCGAGCATCACGGGGAGAAGTTTTACATTGTTACCAACGATAATGCTAAGAATTTTAAGTTAGTGGAAGTACCGGTAGCTGACCCGTCGAAGGCCAACTGGAAGGATGTTTTGCCCCATCGAACGGACGTGAAAGTGGATGACGTGGACGCCTTCAAAAATCACCTCGTGGTGACCGAGCGCAAGGGAGGATACAAGCAACTGCGGATAATGAAATTTGGTGCCAATGAATTTCATTATATCGAATTTCCGGAGCCGGTTTATACCGTCTCGGCTTCGGGAAACCCGGATTTCAACACGAATATCGTGCGCTTTAATTATGCCTCGCTGATCACCCCCAACTCCGTTTTTGATTACAATATGGACAGCCGCCAGCGCGAATTGAAGAAACAGACCGAGGTTCTGGGGGGATACAATCCGGCCTTGTATCAGTCGGAACGGATCGCCGCCAAGGCCGCCGACGGTACGGAAATCCCGATTTCGATCGTTTACAAAAAGGGGCTTAAGAAAAACGGCCAAAACCCCTGTTACCTGTACGGCTACGGGGCCTACGGCATAAGCATGGACCCGAGCTTCAATTCCAACCGCCTAAGTTTGCTCGACCGGGGATTTGTTTTCGCCATCGCCCATATTCGGGGTGGAGGGGAGATGGGGCGGCTCTGGTACGAGGACGGGAAACTCCTCAAGAAGAAAAATACCTTCACCGACTTTGTCGCCTGCGCCGAGCATTTGATAAAGGAGCAATACACCTCCAAGGAGCGGCTGGCGGTCATCGGCGGAAGCGCCGGGGGGCTTTTGATGGGGGCGGTTCTGAACATGCGCCCGGATTTATTTGCGGCGATGGTTGCCAAGGTGCCGTTCGTGGACGTGATGAACACGATGCTGGATCCCACCATCCCGCTCACGGTCATTGAATATGAGGAGTGGGGGAATCCGAACAAGAAGGAGTTTTATGACTATATGCTCTCCTATTCCCCCTACGACAACGTGGCGGCCAAGGAGTACCCGAACCTTTTAATAATGGCGGGGTTGAACGACCCGCGGGTAGCGTATTGGGAGCCGGCCAAATGGACGGCCAAACTTCGGGCTGCCAAAAAAGGAAATGGCCGGCTGCTTTTGAAAATGAACATGGGGGCGGGGCACGGGGGGGCTTCCGGGCGGTACGATTACCTGAAGGAGGTTGCCTTGGAGTACGCCTTTGTTCTGGATGTTCTGGGCATCCACAACTAAGCATTTGGCCCGTTAATGCCCCGATTTGGAAAAGACCGGCGGTGGGGAATTGCGGCCGCCGGTTTTCTTATTCTTTCCTGCGCCAATCAGGTGGTTCTGGAACCGTCGGTTCTCCGCTCTCCAAAAGGGGACATCGTTCAGGCAGATTTGACCAGAGAACCGGAATTGGTCTGGAGCTACAAGCTGCCGGCCGAGCCCTCGGCCCCGGCGGTTCTTTTCGGCGACATTCTTGCGGTACCGCTCAAGAACCGCTCTGTTTTGTTCGTCAACAAAAACACCGGCAAAAAAGCCGGGGGATACGACCTTTCGGGCGTCCCGGCGGGGGTGGTTTTTGACGGGCGGGAAAATCTTATCATTGCCGAAAAATCGGGAAACGGGGAACTGCTTTCCTACTCGCTGGTGGACGGGGGGTTGGACTGGCGCTTTGCTTTAAACGAAGGGGGGGAAGTGCCGATACTTAGAAGGGGGGAATTAGACCCGGCGGGCACGGTCCTTGCGGTTAATCGGGGAGGATGGATATATGCCCTGCGGGCCGATGATGGAAAACCGATATGGAATCAACAACTTGCCCCGTTGTCCTGCACCCCCTTGGCGGGGGACACCGTTTTTTATCTGGCGGATTTTGAAGGAAAACTGAATGCCTTTGCAAACGGAAAAATCCACCAGTCTCACAAGCAGCCGTCAGCCGCTTTATGCCTTGAGGCGGCTGGCGGCAGGCTTTTTGCCGGGGGAGGGGATTCCTCGGTTTCCTGTGTATCCTGTTCCGGCGGCACACTTCTCTGGAAAGTCAAAGCGGACGGGAAGGTCCGCTCACTGGCTGTCCGGGACTCCATTGTTTTCTTTGCCTCCATGCCGGGCACCGTTGCCGCGTGCCGCATTTCCGGCGGGGAAAAAATCTGGGAGCGAAAACTTGAAGCGCTGGTCAACGCTCCGCTCGCAACTGGGCCGGGGGCGGTTTTCGTCAGCAGTGCCGAGGGACGTTTTTTGGCCCTGTCGGCATCAAAAGGGGAAATCCTTTGGGAGCGGCGCATCCCGGGCGGGCCGGTGGGAAGGCCGATACTCGAAGGAAATACTCTCTTTGTCGCCACAAGCGGCGAACGGCTTTTGGCCTTCCGGTTCTAAGTCCCGAACCGTTTCTTCTTCAAACGCAATTTCAAACGAAAGCAGGGGGTATGCGGCCGGTATTTGCCGATGAGAACATAAATCTGCTTGAGCTCGGAACGGAAATCGTGCGGGAGTGTTTCACCGCCGCCCGCCGGCTCAAGATGTACGAGCCGGAACACCCGATGGTCGCCTCGGTTGTCGAGCGCCCCTTTTTCCTTTTCAAAAAGTGGTTCCGTCTGCGCCAGTCGCTGGTTTTGGCCCAGGCCGGCAATTCGGTCTCGGTTTCCGGCATTCCGCTTCTGCCGGTCGTTTTCACCTCCAATTTTTCAAGGGGGATGGGGGAGTCAAAAATTTCCACGCTCACCTTTCTGGACACCCTTTCCCCCACCGAGCTGGGTCTTTTCTTGAGCCACCTCTTCGGGCTTTCCGCCCGGAAGGTTCCCGTCAAGGGATACCTGGAGCAGAAGAAAGTTCTTTCCATTGAAATCGACAGCCCCTCGGCCAAACTCGTTTTGGAGACGGAAAATTCGCTTTCCGCAGCCTACCGGCAGGATTATTCCTACCGGAACATGGCCAAGACGGTGCTGAAGAACCGGCCGGAGCTTTTGGCGGCGTTCGTAACCGGCGCCATCAGCCGGCAGCGGGAGATGCTGGAGCGGTGGGGAATCGAATTCCGGATGAAGGTTCTGGAAGAGGCGCTTTTCGCCGTTCTGGAAGGGATGAACGACCCCATGGTTTTATCCTTGCTGGACACCACGCTCCCGGCCGATTTCACCCGGCCGGAGGAGGTGGCGGCCAGGCAGCAGTCGTTCCGCTTTCTGGTGAACGCCGCCTTGAAAACGCGGGACAAGGAGCAGTTTTTGACCCGTCTGAAGTCCCACCTCGATTCCAAGGGGGTGCCGCGGCCGTTTTACGAATCCGCGCTGGACTCCTCCTCCCGGATGAAGCTGGAGATAACCAGCGAGCTGGAAAATCTGGGGCGGCGGATTCTGGAAGGGGCCGGGGCCGAGGAGCTTTCCCGCTACGCCGACCTTTTCGTCAAATGCCTTAAACTGCGCCGCCCGGAGGTGGTGGGGCATAATCTCGGCTCTTTGGCCGAGGCATTGGTTTCACCGGTCGCGGAAGCGCGGCAGGGGGCCTATCTGGTCGCCCGCCGGGTGCTGGAGCCGACGGCGGCAACCGAGCCGGAGCAGTTTTTGATCTTCCTGCGCCGGTTGGTGGGGTTTGTCGTGGACCAAAAAGAAAGCTTGGAGTTTGCCGAAACCCTTCTGCTCATTTCCGAGCTTTGCATCGAGAAGAAATTTTACCAGCCCTTGGGGGAAATGCTGGGGCTTTTGGCCGGGCGGCTGGAGCTGGAAGAGCCGGGAAAGCCCCTGGGCAGCCTGCTCATCCGCAAAGTTTTGGACAATTTGAACCGGCCGGAAATCGTGCAGAAGCTGATTGCCGAACTGGACACGGAGGAACGGGGAAGGGCGGTCTGGGTGCGGCAGGTTCTCTCCGCCATCGGCTCCTTGGAGACGGCCCAGGCCCTTGCGGAAAAGATGTCCGATCCTTCCCGCTTCGTGCGGCAGAACGTGTTGAAAATACTTTCCAATCTCGGTAACAACGCACTGGTGGTCGCCGCCACGCTTCTGGCCGACCCCTCCAACTACCGGCGCAGGCCGGACGGCTCGCTGGAGGATGAAAGCTGGTACCGGCTGCGGAACGCCGTTCACATCCTCGGCAATTTGCGCAAGGATTCCGCCGTGCCGGTTCTGGAAATGCCGGCCGCCGATCCCGATTTCCGGCTGCGGAAGGAAGTGGTAAAGGCCCTGGAGAAAATTCCGGGGCGCCGGGGGCTGCCACTTTTGAAAAAGTTGAGCTTGGACCCCTCCGAAGAAATCCGCCGGATGGCGTTCGTGGCGATGGCGGATGCCGCCGGGGAGGAGGATTTGGATTTCCTCTTTTCCCGCTTCGACCCGAACTCGCCGGACGCCATTCCCGTGACCTATGCCATAAGTTGCATCGGCGGAAGCCGGGCGCGGGACTTTTTAATCGGCCTTTTGGACCCCACCAGCCAATTGGGGCGGCGGCTGATTGACCAGACCGGCGGGCAGACGATGCCCGTAAAAGTCGCCATTCTTAAGGGGCTGGCCCGGATTGGGGATGAGCGTTCCACCATTAAAATCAGGGAGGTTGCGGATTCCCTATCCAGAACCCAGAGGTTGCTTTTGACGAGCAATCCGCTTTCCGATACCGCCAAAATACTAATCTCCAAGATTCAGAAATAACTGCCGGAATTACAGATTTTCTGTAATTCCTACTTTTTCCCTGCCATTTTGGCATTATGCCCAACTGTATGTTTGTCTTTAACTTTTATGTGTAATGTATTGTAATACTTGTTGTTGTTATTGGGTAGCATCGGTTGGCATATGACTTGATTTATTACTTGATTGAAAGAGGAAGAAACGAAAAAGAGGAAAGGAGGAATAACAAATGACGAGACTGGCTTTAAGAACCAACCCGATGCTGGACATCGCCTCTGATTTCACGCGTGAGGCGGACCGGTTGTTTTCCGATTTCATAAACCGCGGCATTTTCCGCCTGTCGGACGAATGGGCTCCAATGGTGGATGTGGCCGAAACCAAAGACGAGGTTATCGTCCGGGCCGAGGTTCCGGGGATGACGAAAGAGGACATCTCCGTGACTTTACAGGACAATGTTCTCACGCTGCGCGGGGAGAAAAAGCAGGAAAAAGTGGAAAACGGCACCACCTACCATCGGATGGAGCGGTCGTACGGCAACTTTGTCCGTTCTTTCACGCTGCCGACGGTTGTCCGGGAGGACAAGACCAAGGCGACGTACAAAGACGGGGTTTTGACCATCACCCTGCCCAAGGCGGAGGAGGTAAAACCGAAGGAAATCTCGATTTCGGTCAATTAAGACCGGCATCGGAAATTTCCCCTGCCTCCGGCCGCTTTGGGCCGGGGGCAGGGATTTCCTTTATGAAGAGGAGGGAAAAGAGTATATTGAGAAACAGACACGCGGCGGAAGCCTTCCGGCTTCAACAAAAGAAGCCGGAAGAATTCCGCTGACGAGCGCAAACGAAAAGGAGATGAGCGAAAATGGGTAAAGTGATAGGCATAGATTTGGGGACCACAAATTCCTGCGTGGCGGTGATGGAAGGGGGCAAACCGACCGTCATCCCGAACGCGGAAGGGGGCCGGACGACGCCCTCGGTGGTCGCCTTTCAGAAAAACGGTGAAATTTTGGTGGGCCAGGTGGCCAAGCGGCAGGCGATAACCAACCCGCTCAACACGATTTTTTCCATCAAGCGCTTTATGGGGCGCAAATACGCCGAGGTGGTGCAAGAGGCCAAGAACTTTCCCTACAAAGTCGTGGAAGGCCCCAATGGCGATGCCCGCGTTGAAATTGAGGGCAAGCAGTATTCCCCGCCGGAAATTTCGGCAATGATTTTGTCCAAGTTGAAAAAGGATGCCGAGGCGTATCTCGGAGAAACTGTGACCGAAGCGGTAATCACCGTTCCGGCCTATTTCAACGACAGCCAGCGTCAGGCAACCAAGGATGCCGGGCGGATTGCCGGTTTGGACGTCAAGCGCATCATCAACGAGCCGACGGCCGCTTCGCTGGCGTACGGCCTCGACAAAAAGAAAGACGAGAAAATCGCCGTCTATGACTTGGGGGGCGGCACGTTTGATATCTCGATTCTCGAATTGGGAGATGGCGTTTTTGAAGTCCGTTCCACCAACGGCGACACCCATCTGGGCGGGGACGACTTCGACAAGCGGATAATGGACTGGCTGGTGGCCGAATTTAAAAAAGACCAGGGAATCGATTTGTCCAAAGACCCGATGGCCTTGCAGCGGCTGAAGGAGGCGGCGGAGAAGGCGAAAATCGAGCTTTCCAGCACGATGGAGACCAACATCAATCTGCCATTCATCACCGCGGACGCCTCCGGGCCGAAGCATTTGAACGTCACCTTGACCCGCGCGAAATTAGAGCAGATGGTGGAGGATTTAATTCAGCGCAGCGTAGGCCCCTCCAAACAGGCCTTGGCGGACGCCAAGCTGGGTGTGGACCAGATTCATGAAGTTGTTTTGGTGGGTGGTATGACCCGGATGCCGAAGGTGGTCGATACCGTGCGCAATTTGTTCGGCAAAGAACCGCACAAAGGGGTGAACCCGGACGAGGTGGTGGCGGTGGGGGCGGCGATTCAGGCCGCCGTTTTGACCGGCGAGGTGAAAGACGTTCTGCTTTTGGATGTTACCCCGCTTTCGCTCGGCATCGAGACCCTGGGCGGCGTTTTCACCAAATTGATTGAGCGGAACACCACGATTCCGACCCGAAAATCGGAAATTTTCTCCACCGCCGACGAGAACCAAACCTCGGTGGAAATCCACGTCCTGCAGGGGGAGCGGCCGATGGCGGCGGACAACAAATCGATCGGCCGGTTTATGCTGGACGGCATTCCGCCCGCGCCGCGCGGCATCCCCCAAATTGAAGTCACGTTTGACATTGACGCCAACGGGATTTTGAACGTTTCCGCCAAGGACAAAGCCACGGGGCGGCAGCAGCAGATAAAAATCCAGCCCTCCAGCGGGCTTTCCGAGTCGGAAATCAAGCGGATGGTGGACGAGGCGAAATCGCACGAGGCGGAGGACTTGAAGCGCAAAGAAGAGGTGGAGCTGCGCAACCGGGCCGACCAGCTGGCCTACCAGACCGAAAAAATGCTGAAGGAGCAGGGAGAGAAAATCTCCGCCGAGACCAAAAAGAGCGTGGAGGAGGCGGCCGCGGAGGTGCGCGAGGCGGTGAAATCGGGCGATATGGGACGCATCCGTTCCGGCTACGACAAGCTGACGACGGCCTGGCACAAGGCCTCGGAGGAGCTGTATAAGCAGACCGCGGGGGCCCCGCAATCCGGCGGCCCACAGGAACCGCAGGGCGGAGCTTCCTCCAGCGGCACCGGCGAGAGCGGCAAGGGGCCGGTGGATGCGGATTTTGAAGTGGTCAAGTAAAAAGGTTTGAGTCAACCGGGAAAGGTCAGGTCGATGAAAGAGTTGAAGGATTTGAGCAAAATCAATCAATACGCCCGCAACCGCTACGAGGCGGTGATTATGGCTTCCAAACGGGCCCGGATTTTGAACCGGAAGCGGCTGAAGGAAAATGAAATGGCCGGGGCGGAGCCGAACCCAAACACCGGAATGCACCGCGTGGCGGAGGAGGCGCTGGATGAACTTCTGCAGGGGAAAATCGAGGTGAGACGGGATTAGGTTTGCCGTATGATCCAACTGGACAAGCTCACCCAAAAGTCGCAGGAGGCCTTAGCGGCGGCTTCCGAACTGGCGCAGGAAAAGAATCATTCCCAAGTCGAGCCGCTGCACCTTCTGGCCGCGCTACTTTCCGACCCGCAGGGGTTGGCGCCGGAAATTCTATCTCGAATCGGCATCCGTCCGGAAACCATCGAGCCCCGCATAAATGAAGAACTGAAGCGTTTGCCGGTTTTGTCCGCACCCGGTCAGGTTTACCTTTCCTCTCACTCCAATCAAATTTTAGAAAAAGCCAAAAAGGAAGCGGCCCAATTTAAGGATGAATTTATTTCCGTCGAGCACCTGCTTCTGGCCTTGGCCGAAGAGCGCCAAAATCAGGCCGGCTCGATTCTGCGCAGCTTGGGGGCCAACCGCGAACGGATTATGGCCGCCTTGGCCCAGCTTCGGGGCGGCCAGCGCGTTTCCGATCCGGAGCCGGAATCGAAGTATCAGGTTTTGGAAAAATACGGCAAGGATTTAACCGCTTTGGCCGAGCGGGGAAAGCTGGACCCGGTCATCGGACGGGAGGATGAAATACGCCGGGTTTTGACCATTCTTTCCCGCCGCACCAAAAACAATCCCGTACTCATCGGTGAGCCGGGGGTCGGCAAAACCGCCATTGTCGAAGGACTGGCCTTAAAGATTTCCAAAAAAGACGTGCCGGAAGGATTAAAAGGAAAACGGGTGGTGGCGCTGGATTTGGGCGCATTGGTGGCGGGAACAAAATACCGGGGCGAGTTCGAAGACCGGCTGAAGGCGATAATCAAGGAAGTCCAGCGTTCCGAAGGAAAGGTTATTCTTTTCATCGATGAACTGCATACGCTGGTGGGCGCCGGCGCGACCACCGGGGCGATGGATGCCTCTAATCTGCTCAAGCCGGCCCTGGCCCGCGGTGAACTGCGCTGCATCGGCGCCACGACCTTGGACGAATACCGCAAAAACATCGAAAAAGACCCGGCCCTGGAGCGCCGATTTGCCCCGGTTTTGGTGGATGAGCCGATCGTGGAGGATACCATCTCCATTCTGCGCGGCTTGAAGGAACGCTACGAGGTGCATCACGGCATAAAGATTAAAGACGCGGCCCTGATTGCCGCCGCGCAGCTTTCGCACCGCTACATTTCCGACCGTTTTCTGCCGGACAAGGCGATCGACTTGGTGGACGAGGCGGCCGCCGATTTGCGCCTGCAGCTCGATTCGATGCCGGAGCCCCTTGATACTTTGGAAAAGAAAATCCGCCAGCTCGAAATCGAGCGGGAGGGGTTGAAGCGGGAAAAGGATTCTAAAAGCCAGTTGAAAAGTGTCGAGAAGGAGCTGGCCGATTTGCGGACGGAGTTTGCCGCATTGAAATCCAAATGGGAAGCGGAAAAGGCGGCCCTGGCCGAGGTCGTTCACCTCAAAGACGAAATCGAAAAACTGCGTCTTGAAGCGGAGCGGGCCGAGCGGGAGGCGGATTTTGAAAAAGCGGCCCGGCTGCGCTACGGGGACATCCCGCAAAAAGAAAAATTGTTGAAGGAAAAATCGGCGGCACTTGAAAAACTTGGCGGCCAGCGGCTCGCCAAGGATGAAGTGGACGAGGAGGATATCGCCCGCGTTATTTCCAAATGGACCAAGATCCCGGTCACCCGCATCACCGAGGGGGAAACGGAAAAACTTTTGCGGCTGGAGGAGGAGCTTGAGCGCCGGGTCGTCGGCCAACCGGAAGCCCTCCGCAAGGTTGCCGAAGTCATCCGCGCCTCCCGGGCGGGACTGGCCGACCCCAAGCGTCCGCTCGGTTCGTTTCTTTTTCTCGGGCCGACCGGCGTGGGAAAGACCGAATTGGCCAAGACCTTGGCCTTTGCGCTTTTCGATTCGGAAGAGGCGATGGTGCGCATCGATATGTCCGAGTATATGGAGAAATTTTCCGTCTCCCGGCTCATCGGCGCGCCGCCGGGGTACGTCGGCTACGAGGAAGGGGGCCAGCTCACCGAAGCGGTTCGCCGCAGGCCCTACTGCGTGATTTTGTTCGACGAAATCGAGAAGGCGCACAACGAGGTTTTCAATCTGCTTTTGCAGGTGATGGATGACGGCCGCTTGACCGACAGCCAGGGGCGGGTGGTGAACTTCCGCAATACGATTTTGATAATGACCTCCAACTTGGGCGCACCGGTGATAATGGAGCGCCTCTCTGAATCCGGCAAGGCCGGGATGGAGCAGGCGAAAAAAGAGGTGTTTGAACTTTTGCGCCAGAATTTCCGGCCGGAGTTTTTGAACCGGATTGACGAAATTGTGCTTTTCGAGCCGCTCGGGCCTGAAGAGATGGAAAAAATCGTCGAAATCCAGCTTGGCTACGTGCAGGAACGGCTGAAGGAGAAAAATATCGTTCTGGACGTTTCCCCCTCCGCCAAAAAGTGGCTGGCCAAAGAGGGGTTTGACCCGGTTTTTGGCGCGCGCCCGCTCAAACGGCTGGTGCAGGAAAAAGTGGCTTTTGCCTTGGCCCGCAAAATACTGGCGGGAGAGGTGAAACCGGACAGCAAAGTTAAAGTCGAAATCGAGAACGGAGAGTTGGTTTTTAGGTAGTTTCCCTTTGTAGCAATAGGTTAGCCAGCTTCGGGAGCAAGGAAGTAAACGGGTCTCAGAGGCAGTAGCCGTCGATGTTCCTCCGGAATCTTTACGTAGTGCTCTTTCCAAAGGTCGAAGAGCCGCCGGAGATCGACAAGCATAGTCCGACGCTTCTCTTGGTTTCTTACCTCGTCTTCAGCATCCTTCGTAAAGCCTCCTGCAGAGACAAAAAGTCCAACATCACCGTCTGAGAGAACCGCCAAAAATGAACGGATTTCCTTGACGGTCATGCGTTCCACGCCGCGCTTGACCTGGACCTTTATTCGGGGCCCTCTCACACCAAGCGGAGATCGCTTTGGGCAATTACGTCTATGCCCCTGTCTGGGCCGGGAGGTGCTATCCACACTACGTGATAACCCATGCCCTGAAGGAGGCCAGCAACAAGATTCTGAAAATCGTAAGGGTTCATCCCGCTCAGGTGTGACTCGATTTCCGACCAAGATGACTCCTCGGCTTCCTCGAGCGTCGTGGCTGCGACTGTATCCTCTTCCTCATAGTCTGGTTCTTCATCCGGGGGTTGCTGGCGTTTCCATTGACGGTACAGACGTACAACCTCTGCAAAGAATCGCTCCGGATCTGGGTATTGGGTGAAAGCCTTTCGACCTTCGTCAGTCAGCGACC
This window harbors:
- a CDS encoding S9 family peptidase produces the protein MSLALNETVNAETIRPPMAKIIPKTDTVNGYVRTDNYFWLRNRENPEVISYLEAENKYTETVMKHTEPFQEKLYKEMLGRIKETDLSVPEKIDDYYYYSRTEEGKQYPIYCRKKGSLEAAEEVILDVNELAAGFSYMKIGAHVESPNHRYLAFSTDTAGSEKFTLQVKDLTTGQLLPDQISEIYYSVEWGNDNKTLFYTTLDAAMRPYKLFRHILGDDPKNDVLVYHEKDDAFFLELEKTRSRKFVIMNLSSNTTSEVWYLDADSPAGEFKVIHPRQHEMEYMVEHHGEKFYIVTNDNAKNFKLVEVPVADPSKANWKDVLPHRTDVKVDDVDAFKNHLVVTERKGGYKQLRIMKFGANEFHYIEFPEPVYTVSASGNPDFNTNIVRFNYASLITPNSVFDYNMDSRQRELKKQTEVLGGYNPALYQSERIAAKAADGTEIPISIVYKKGLKKNGQNPCYLYGYGAYGISMDPSFNSNRLSLLDRGFVFAIAHIRGGGEMGRLWYEDGKLLKKKNTFTDFVACAEHLIKEQYTSKERLAVIGGSAGGLLMGAVLNMRPDLFAAMVAKVPFVDVMNTMLDPTIPLTVIEYEEWGNPNKKEFYDYMLSYSPYDNVAAKEYPNLLIMAGLNDPRVAYWEPAKWTAKLRAAKKGNGRLLLKMNMGAGHGGASGRYDYLKEVALEYAFVLDVLGIHN
- a CDS encoding PQQ-binding-like beta-propeller repeat protein: MPRFGKDRRWGIAAAGFLILSCANQVVLEPSVLRSPKGDIVQADLTREPELVWSYKLPAEPSAPAVLFGDILAVPLKNRSVLFVNKNTGKKAGGYDLSGVPAGVVFDGRENLIIAEKSGNGELLSYSLVDGGLDWRFALNEGGEVPILRRGELDPAGTVLAVNRGGWIYALRADDGKPIWNQQLAPLSCTPLAGDTVFYLADFEGKLNAFANGKIHQSHKQPSAALCLEAAGGRLFAGGGDSSVSCVSCSGGTLLWKVKADGKVRSLAVRDSIVFFASMPGTVAACRISGGEKIWERKLEALVNAPLATGPGAVFVSSAEGRFLALSASKGEILWERRIPGGPVGRPILEGNTLFVATSGERLLAFRF
- a CDS encoding HEAT repeat domain-containing protein, which encodes MRPVFADENINLLELGTEIVRECFTAARRLKMYEPEHPMVASVVERPFFLFKKWFRLRQSLVLAQAGNSVSVSGIPLLPVVFTSNFSRGMGESKISTLTFLDTLSPTELGLFLSHLFGLSARKVPVKGYLEQKKVLSIEIDSPSAKLVLETENSLSAAYRQDYSYRNMAKTVLKNRPELLAAFVTGAISRQREMLERWGIEFRMKVLEEALFAVLEGMNDPMVLSLLDTTLPADFTRPEEVAARQQSFRFLVNAALKTRDKEQFLTRLKSHLDSKGVPRPFYESALDSSSRMKLEITSELENLGRRILEGAGAEELSRYADLFVKCLKLRRPEVVGHNLGSLAEALVSPVAEARQGAYLVARRVLEPTAATEPEQFLIFLRRLVGFVVDQKESLEFAETLLLISELCIEKKFYQPLGEMLGLLAGRLELEEPGKPLGSLLIRKVLDNLNRPEIVQKLIAELDTEERGRAVWVRQVLSAIGSLETAQALAEKMSDPSRFVRQNVLKILSNLGNNALVVAATLLADPSNYRRRPDGSLEDESWYRLRNAVHILGNLRKDSAVPVLEMPAADPDFRLRKEVVKALEKIPGRRGLPLLKKLSLDPSEEIRRMAFVAMADAAGEEDLDFLFSRFDPNSPDAIPVTYAISCIGGSRARDFLIGLLDPTSQLGRRLIDQTGGQTMPVKVAILKGLARIGDERSTIKIREVADSLSRTQRLLLTSNPLSDTAKILISKIQK
- a CDS encoding Hsp20/alpha crystallin family protein, producing the protein MTRLALRTNPMLDIASDFTREADRLFSDFINRGIFRLSDEWAPMVDVAETKDEVIVRAEVPGMTKEDISVTLQDNVLTLRGEKKQEKVENGTTYHRMERSYGNFVRSFTLPTVVREDKTKATYKDGVLTITLPKAEEVKPKEISISVN
- the dnaK gene encoding molecular chaperone DnaK → MGKVIGIDLGTTNSCVAVMEGGKPTVIPNAEGGRTTPSVVAFQKNGEILVGQVAKRQAITNPLNTIFSIKRFMGRKYAEVVQEAKNFPYKVVEGPNGDARVEIEGKQYSPPEISAMILSKLKKDAEAYLGETVTEAVITVPAYFNDSQRQATKDAGRIAGLDVKRIINEPTAASLAYGLDKKKDEKIAVYDLGGGTFDISILELGDGVFEVRSTNGDTHLGGDDFDKRIMDWLVAEFKKDQGIDLSKDPMALQRLKEAAEKAKIELSSTMETNINLPFITADASGPKHLNVTLTRAKLEQMVEDLIQRSVGPSKQALADAKLGVDQIHEVVLVGGMTRMPKVVDTVRNLFGKEPHKGVNPDEVVAVGAAIQAAVLTGEVKDVLLLDVTPLSLGIETLGGVFTKLIERNTTIPTRKSEIFSTADENQTSVEIHVLQGERPMAADNKSIGRFMLDGIPPAPRGIPQIEVTFDIDANGILNVSAKDKATGRQQQIKIQPSSGLSESEIKRMVDEAKSHEAEDLKRKEEVELRNRADQLAYQTEKMLKEQGEKISAETKKSVEEAAAEVREAVKSGDMGRIRSGYDKLTTAWHKASEELYKQTAGAPQSGGPQEPQGGASSSGTGESGKGPVDADFEVVK
- a CDS encoding DNA-directed RNA polymerase subunit omega, whose protein sequence is MKELKDLSKINQYARNRYEAVIMASKRARILNRKRLKENEMAGAEPNPNTGMHRVAEEALDELLQGKIEVRRD